One part of the Vibrio ponticus genome encodes these proteins:
- the ppsA gene encoding phosphoenolpyruvate synthase yields MQNNTLWFNGLSMEDVDKVGGKNASLGEMVSNLSKAGVSVPNGFATTSYAFNQFLDHDGLDDRIHQLLDELDVSDVDALRKTGAQIRQWVLDAPFPADLEQDIRANYEELTAGKPEMSVAVRSSATAEDLPDASFAGQQETFLNVKGIDAVLEATKHVYASLFNDRAISYRVHQGFNHRGISLSAGIQCMVRSDKASSGVMFTLDTESGFDQVVFITSSWGLGEMVVQGAVNPDEFYVHKPMLEAGQHPIVKKTFGSKQIKMIYSPNPEIGKQVEIIDTDEQERNQFSLNDEEIKELAKQAMIIEQHYQRPMDIEWAKDGIDGQLYIVQARPETVCSQSNQNVIERYELNNKAEVLLEGRAIGQRIGTGPVRLVDSLDQMSLVQDGDVLVTDMTDPDWEPVMKKASAIVTNRGGRTCHAAIIARELGIPAIVGCGNATELLADGSTVTVSCAEGETGYVYQGELDFAVKRSSVDELPLLPTKVMMNVGNPDRAFDFAQIPNEGVGLARLEFIINKMIGIHPKALLNFDAQSDELKAEISQRIRGYKDPVDFYVSKLTEGIATIASAFWPKRVIVRMSDFKSNEYGNLIGGKEYEPHEENPMLGFRGASRYISPDFEECFELETRAIKLVRNEMGLKNVEIMIPFVRTTDEAASVIDLLGKFDLRRGDQGLKVIMMCELPSNAILAEEFLKHFDGFSIGSNDMTQLTLGLDRDSGDVAYLFDERNPAVKAMLKMAIDAATKAGKYVGICGQGPSDHDDLAQWLMEQGISSVSLNPDTVIDTWLKLSKVGQ; encoded by the coding sequence ATGCAAAACAATACCCTATGGTTTAATGGCCTATCCATGGAAGATGTTGATAAGGTTGGTGGCAAAAATGCCTCGCTGGGTGAGATGGTTTCCAACCTCTCTAAAGCAGGCGTTTCCGTTCCTAACGGATTCGCGACGACCTCTTATGCCTTTAACCAATTCCTAGACCATGACGGTCTTGACGATCGCATTCACCAACTACTGGATGAACTCGACGTGAGTGACGTTGACGCGCTGCGTAAAACCGGTGCGCAAATTCGCCAATGGGTGTTAGATGCCCCTTTCCCAGCCGATTTAGAACAAGATATTCGTGCCAATTATGAGGAACTGACAGCCGGCAAGCCTGAAATGTCGGTTGCAGTTCGCTCATCTGCAACTGCGGAAGACTTACCAGACGCTTCCTTCGCAGGTCAGCAAGAAACCTTTCTCAACGTTAAAGGTATCGACGCAGTATTAGAAGCGACCAAACACGTGTATGCCTCGCTGTTTAATGACCGTGCGATTTCATACCGCGTCCACCAAGGCTTTAACCATCGTGGTATTTCGCTTTCAGCGGGTATCCAATGTATGGTTCGTTCAGACAAAGCCTCTTCTGGGGTTATGTTCACTCTAGACACTGAGTCGGGTTTTGACCAAGTGGTATTCATCACCTCTTCGTGGGGCTTAGGTGAAATGGTGGTTCAAGGCGCGGTGAACCCAGATGAGTTCTACGTTCACAAGCCAATGCTTGAAGCTGGCCAGCATCCGATTGTGAAAAAGACCTTCGGATCGAAACAGATCAAAATGATCTACTCACCAAACCCGGAAATTGGTAAACAAGTTGAAATCATCGATACCGATGAGCAAGAGCGCAACCAGTTCTCACTCAACGATGAAGAGATCAAAGAACTTGCCAAACAAGCGATGATCATCGAGCAGCACTACCAGCGTCCGATGGATATTGAGTGGGCAAAAGATGGTATCGATGGTCAGCTTTACATTGTGCAAGCTCGCCCTGAAACAGTGTGTTCCCAAAGCAACCAGAACGTGATTGAGCGTTACGAGCTAAACAACAAAGCGGAAGTACTACTGGAAGGTCGTGCGATTGGACAACGCATTGGTACGGGTCCTGTTCGCCTGGTCGATTCACTTGATCAAATGTCACTGGTACAAGATGGCGATGTATTGGTTACCGACATGACTGACCCTGATTGGGAACCAGTAATGAAAAAAGCCTCTGCCATTGTCACCAATCGCGGCGGTCGCACTTGTCACGCAGCCATCATTGCCCGTGAGTTGGGTATTCCTGCTATCGTTGGCTGCGGTAACGCAACGGAGCTGTTAGCCGATGGTTCGACTGTGACCGTTTCTTGTGCTGAAGGTGAAACTGGCTATGTTTACCAAGGCGAGTTGGACTTTGCCGTTAAACGCTCATCAGTAGACGAGCTACCACTGCTGCCAACCAAAGTGATGATGAACGTGGGTAACCCTGACCGAGCATTCGATTTTGCCCAAATCCCAAATGAAGGTGTGGGTCTTGCACGTTTAGAATTTATCATCAACAAGATGATTGGCATTCACCCGAAAGCACTGCTTAACTTCGATGCACAAAGCGATGAACTGAAAGCAGAGATCAGCCAACGCATTCGCGGCTACAAAGACCCTGTCGATTTTTACGTGAGTAAGCTGACCGAGGGTATTGCGACTATCGCGTCTGCGTTCTGGCCTAAGCGCGTTATCGTACGTATGTCTGACTTCAAGTCAAACGAGTATGGCAACCTAATCGGCGGTAAAGAGTACGAACCACACGAAGAAAACCCAATGCTGGGCTTCCGTGGCGCTTCTCGCTATATCTCACCAGACTTTGAAGAGTGCTTTGAACTAGAAACACGTGCAATCAAACTTGTCCGTAATGAGATGGGACTGAAGAACGTTGAAATCATGATCCCATTTGTACGTACTACCGATGAAGCCGCTTCGGTTATTGATCTGCTGGGTAAATTTGATTTGCGTCGTGGTGACCAAGGCTTAAAAGTAATCATGATGTGTGAGCTACCTTCAAACGCAATTTTAGCGGAAGAGTTCCTTAAGCACTTTGATGGCTTCTCAATTGGTTCAAACGACATGACTCAGCTCACTCTTGGCTTAGACCGTGACTCTGGTGATGTCGCCTATCTATTTGATGAGCGCAACCCAGCGGTGAAAGCTATGTTGAAGATGGCCATTGATGCCGCCACAAAAGCGGGCAAATATGTCGGTATTTGTGGTCAAGGTCCATCGGATCACGATGATCTTGCTCAGTGGTTAATGGAGCAAGGTATTAGTTCGGTATCACTAAACCCAGACACCGTTATCGATACCTGGCTTAAGTTGAGCAAAGTCGGTCAATAA
- a CDS encoding DUF1971 domain-containing protein, giving the protein MSHLRIPKDWTVQRSTPFFTKATVPSALLTHHNTAQGVFGQICVMEGVVTYYGFADEYATEPEMTVVINAGQFATSPPQYWHRIEMSEDAQFNINFWSNQDKSGTALFQTKK; this is encoded by the coding sequence ATGTCACATCTACGCATTCCAAAAGATTGGACGGTTCAACGTTCTACGCCATTTTTTACTAAAGCGACAGTACCTAGTGCATTGCTCACTCACCATAATACCGCTCAAGGTGTATTTGGTCAGATATGCGTTATGGAGGGCGTCGTAACGTATTATGGGTTCGCTGATGAGTATGCGACGGAACCTGAAATGACCGTGGTGATTAATGCAGGGCAATTTGCTACTAGCCCACCTCAGTACTGGCACCGTATTGAGATGAGTGAAGACGCGCAGTTCAATATTAATTTTTGGTCGAATCAAGATAAAAGCGGTACAGCGTTATTTCAAACTAAGAAATAG
- the norW gene encoding NADH:flavorubredoxin reductase NorW, producing the protein MKAPIVIIGSGFAAYQLVKSVRRLDALSPIQVFTADDGAEYNKPDLSHVFSKQQTARDLVVKTAQEFAQQHSIELFSHSVVERIDTQTQQIVVNGCTYPYAKLVFATGAQAFVPPMLGDAVQEVITLNSLQEYQAVEARLSDAKRVLVIGGGLIGVELAMDLASSGKEVSIVEPNTRLLANLLPEFVALPLEHHLIQQGIKLRLSRSVSEVNYANGSKVVTLSNGHTIATDAVICAAGLRANTTLAREAGIAINQGICVNLQLQTSVTNVYALGDCAEIEGKVLPYLQPIVLSANVLAKQLLGEEARLVLPPMMVKVKTPSYPIQLAGSFAQVETWSVQFSKGGIVAKAENANNQLTGFVVSGEQVTQAFPLLRELSTSASTS; encoded by the coding sequence ATGAAAGCACCGATTGTTATTATTGGTAGCGGCTTTGCAGCTTATCAGCTAGTTAAGTCCGTGCGCCGTCTCGACGCCTTAAGCCCGATTCAAGTGTTTACTGCTGATGACGGTGCTGAATACAATAAGCCAGATCTTAGCCATGTGTTTAGTAAGCAACAAACCGCACGAGATCTAGTGGTAAAAACGGCGCAAGAGTTTGCCCAGCAGCATAGTATTGAACTTTTCAGCCATAGCGTGGTTGAACGTATCGATACTCAAACACAACAAATCGTGGTGAATGGCTGCACTTATCCGTATGCCAAATTGGTGTTTGCGACCGGGGCACAAGCCTTCGTGCCGCCAATGCTAGGTGATGCGGTGCAAGAAGTGATTACCTTAAACTCGCTGCAAGAGTATCAAGCGGTTGAAGCAAGATTAAGCGATGCTAAACGAGTTCTAGTCATCGGCGGCGGCTTGATTGGTGTTGAGCTTGCGATGGATCTGGCGAGCAGTGGTAAAGAGGTGAGTATTGTCGAACCCAATACGCGCTTACTGGCAAACTTACTGCCCGAGTTTGTGGCGCTGCCTCTAGAGCATCATCTTATTCAGCAAGGTATCAAGTTGCGGCTTAGCCGCAGTGTCTCAGAGGTGAATTATGCCAATGGTTCTAAGGTGGTAACCTTGAGTAATGGACATACTATCGCCACTGATGCGGTAATTTGTGCTGCAGGGTTGCGAGCCAATACCACATTGGCAAGAGAGGCAGGTATCGCAATCAATCAAGGTATCTGCGTTAACCTTCAACTGCAAACTTCCGTAACCAATGTGTATGCCTTGGGCGATTGCGCTGAGATAGAAGGGAAGGTGCTTCCTTATCTGCAACCCATCGTATTAAGCGCTAATGTACTGGCTAAACAGTTGCTGGGCGAGGAGGCGCGCTTAGTATTGCCGCCAATGATGGTGAAAGTAAAAACGCCCAGTTATCCAATCCAATTGGCGGGCAGTTTCGCTCAAGTTGAGACTTGGAGTGTGCAGTTTTCCAAAGGCGGGATTGTTGCAAAAGCAGAAAATGCCAATAACCAGCTGACAGGCTTTGTCGTCAGTGGAGAACAAGTGACGCAGGCTTTCCCTTTGCTTAGAGAGCTATCTACCTCAGCGTCTACATCGTGA
- the norV gene encoding anaerobic nitric oxide reductase flavorubredoxin — MTIHVKNNVHWVGQRDWEVQEFHGTEYKMTKGTSYNSYLIREEKTVLIDTVDHRFSQQFIQNLAMEVDLNTIDFIVINHAEEDHSGALSALMERIPNTPIYCTEAAIDSIVGHHHHPEWNFKTVKTGDSIDIGNGKQLIFVEAPMLHWPDSMMTYLTGDAVLFSNDAFGQHYCDERLFNDEVDQNELMEQCLRYYSNILTPFSSLVTAKIKEVLSFNLPVDMIATSHGIVWRENPVQIIEQYLEWADNYQEDRITIFYDSMSNNTRMMADAIAQGIHDVDPGVAVKVFNVSKQDKNEILANVFRSKGILVGSSTMNNVMMPKIAGMLEEITGLRFKAKKAAAFGSYGWNGGAVDRIHARLTDAGFETALSLKTKWRPDGKAMRECREHGQNIAKLWATKELTHSVVNPSSFTRQINAEQPVVQETTQSVVVVESDKASVQVHPDNCQCMVCTVCNWVYDPAQGEPNQGIEPGTVWSDVPDYFLCPECHLGKDVFVEYQG; from the coding sequence ATGACAATTCACGTAAAAAACAACGTTCATTGGGTTGGTCAACGCGACTGGGAAGTTCAAGAGTTCCACGGAACCGAATATAAAATGACCAAAGGCACGAGTTACAATAGTTACCTAATCCGTGAAGAAAAAACAGTCCTGATTGATACGGTTGACCATCGATTTAGCCAGCAGTTTATTCAAAATTTAGCGATGGAAGTCGATTTGAATACCATTGACTTTATTGTAATCAACCATGCTGAAGAAGACCATTCAGGTGCGTTATCTGCCTTGATGGAAAGAATCCCTAATACGCCGATTTACTGTACTGAAGCGGCGATTGACTCGATTGTTGGTCATCACCATCACCCGGAATGGAATTTCAAAACCGTCAAAACAGGTGACAGTATTGATATTGGTAACGGTAAGCAACTGATCTTTGTTGAAGCGCCAATGCTGCATTGGCCAGACAGCATGATGACCTACCTAACTGGTGATGCTGTGCTATTCAGTAATGATGCATTTGGTCAGCATTACTGCGATGAGCGGTTGTTTAATGACGAAGTGGATCAAAATGAGTTGATGGAACAGTGCTTACGTTATTACTCAAATATTCTGACGCCATTTAGCAGCTTAGTGACCGCTAAGATTAAAGAGGTACTCAGTTTCAATTTGCCCGTCGACATGATAGCCACATCACACGGTATTGTTTGGCGTGAGAACCCAGTCCAAATAATCGAGCAGTACTTAGAGTGGGCAGACAACTATCAAGAAGACCGCATTACCATTTTCTATGACTCGATGTCTAATAATACTCGCATGATGGCAGATGCTATCGCTCAGGGTATCCACGATGTTGATCCTGGTGTTGCGGTTAAAGTCTTCAACGTTTCGAAGCAGGATAAAAATGAAATTCTGGCGAATGTATTTCGCTCGAAAGGCATCTTGGTTGGCTCATCAACCATGAACAATGTGATGATGCCTAAGATCGCCGGCATGTTAGAGGAGATCACTGGGCTTCGCTTTAAAGCAAAGAAAGCAGCAGCGTTTGGTAGTTACGGTTGGAATGGTGGGGCGGTAGACCGTATTCATGCTCGTTTAACTGATGCTGGTTTTGAAACCGCGTTAAGCCTGAAAACGAAATGGCGACCTGATGGTAAAGCGATGCGTGAATGTCGCGAACACGGTCAGAACATAGCTAAGCTATGGGCAACAAAAGAGCTAACTCATTCAGTGGTTAATCCCTCTTCGTTTACTCGCCAAATCAATGCAGAGCAACCAGTCGTCCAAGAGACTACCCAATCTGTTGTGGTCGTTGAATCAGATAAAGCGAGTGTTCAAGTGCATCCAGATAACTGCCAATGTATGGTATGCACGGTATGTAATTGGGTGTATGACCCTGCGCAAGGAGAGCCGAACCAAGGCATTGAGCCCGGAACAGTTTGGTCTGATGTGCCGGATTACTTCCTATGTCCAGAGTGTCATTTGGGCAAAGATGTGTTTGTTGAGTACCAAGGTTAA
- the norR gene encoding nitric oxide reductase transcriptional regulator NorR, protein MTSLIAQWLHITQDLNSALTRQARFDTLLTTIREVLQCDSSALLLFEEQHFKPLAINGLASEVLGRRFSIEQHPRLEAIARAGDIVRFPSDSDLPDPYDGLIPNHDDKLHVHSCIGLPLLIDDQLIGAITIDAFDPNQFDGLLNQELRFISALAAGGLHTALLLEQLETQTSLPRDSYAEKRTLSNEIIGHSSGMLALQQQIDAVADTELSVLVMGETGVGKELVANALHHRSNRANHTLVYLNCAALPESVAESELFGHIKGAFTGAISNRKGKFEQADGGTLFLDEVGELSLELQAKLLRALQYGDIQRVGDDRHIRVNTRIVAATNRVLHEEVTAGRFRADLYHRLSVFPLHVPPLRERENDVVLLAGFFAEQLRNKLGLNSIRLAPTLVLALKEYAWPGNVRELEHVIKRAGVLAKARSNSLDIELVEQDFDIKMPNQSLVETQTTTNKAQALPILAEKGLKQATDTFQKTMIVQVLEQNQGNWAATARQLEIDNGNLHRLAKRLGLK, encoded by the coding sequence ATGACTTCATTAATTGCTCAGTGGCTTCACATTACACAAGATCTCAACTCGGCACTGACTCGACAGGCGCGCTTTGACACTCTACTCACCACCATTCGTGAGGTACTTCAATGCGACTCTTCGGCTCTACTTCTTTTTGAAGAACAGCACTTTAAGCCACTAGCAATCAACGGATTGGCAAGCGAGGTCCTAGGCAGACGCTTCTCTATAGAGCAGCATCCTCGTCTAGAAGCCATCGCTCGTGCAGGAGATATCGTCCGTTTTCCATCGGATAGTGATTTACCCGACCCGTATGATGGATTGATTCCCAACCATGACGATAAACTCCACGTGCATTCTTGTATTGGTTTACCGCTATTGATTGATGATCAATTGATTGGGGCGATTACCATCGATGCCTTTGACCCCAACCAGTTTGATGGTCTATTAAACCAAGAGTTACGCTTTATTAGCGCGCTAGCAGCGGGCGGTTTGCATACCGCGCTATTGCTAGAACAGTTGGAAACCCAAACCAGCCTGCCGCGCGATTCTTATGCGGAAAAGCGAACATTAAGTAATGAGATCATTGGTCACTCCAGTGGTATGCTCGCACTACAACAACAAATCGATGCGGTGGCAGATACTGAACTGTCCGTATTGGTCATGGGAGAAACCGGCGTTGGTAAAGAATTGGTTGCCAATGCGCTCCATCATCGCTCGAACCGAGCCAATCACACCTTGGTCTATCTCAACTGTGCCGCGTTACCCGAGTCTGTCGCAGAAAGTGAGCTATTTGGCCATATCAAAGGGGCGTTTACTGGTGCAATCAGCAATCGAAAAGGCAAGTTTGAGCAAGCCGATGGCGGCACTCTATTCTTAGATGAAGTGGGGGAACTCTCTTTAGAGCTACAAGCGAAATTATTGCGAGCTTTACAATATGGCGACATTCAGCGTGTTGGTGATGATCGTCATATCCGAGTCAATACTCGGATTGTTGCTGCCACGAATCGGGTGCTACATGAAGAAGTGACGGCTGGTCGTTTCCGCGCTGACTTATACCATCGTTTGAGTGTATTTCCTCTGCATGTGCCGCCACTGCGTGAGCGAGAAAACGATGTCGTGCTGCTCGCTGGCTTCTTTGCCGAGCAACTGAGAAATAAGTTAGGGCTCAACAGTATCCGCCTTGCACCGACTCTCGTCCTGGCTCTCAAAGAATACGCATGGCCAGGAAACGTGCGTGAGTTAGAGCATGTAATTAAACGCGCGGGTGTACTGGCTAAAGCACGCTCGAACAGTTTAGATATTGAATTAGTCGAACAGGATTTTGATATCAAAATGCCGAATCAAAGCTTAGTGGAGACACAAACCACCACTAACAAGGCACAAGCATTACCTATCCTAGCTGAAAAAGGATTGAAACAAGCGACAGACACCTTTCAGAAAACCATGATTGTACAAGTGCTAGAACAAAATCAAGGTAACTGGGCTGCCACCGCACGGCAATTAGAGATCGATAATGGCAATTTGCATCGTTTAGCGAAAAGATTAGGGCTTAAGTAA
- a CDS encoding DUF3726 domain-containing protein, whose product MIVSHNELVAAVNKAFLGMRRHCGEADVIANMVADLQMVGLHGVRHFNNASLFLNLDSDCAVSITSNTESHIEVDLHNGSIACHLPAVLDFALEKMVNSKSVIITLKQCHNRWLAFSELVRLSAKGIACRAQWVNGTSPKRTLYVLNRGRITPEVFFSDQIEDNSTDYHSMTIELAVTDFDIEASSQGYAIHIDGEELSRAQKTSWEEGIFIEDAEWEALKQTATVFLVENSERSVQGAGELV is encoded by the coding sequence ATGATCGTCTCGCATAACGAGCTGGTAGCAGCGGTAAACAAAGCCTTTCTTGGTATGCGCCGTCACTGTGGCGAGGCGGATGTGATCGCCAATATGGTTGCGGATTTGCAAATGGTGGGTTTGCATGGTGTGCGTCACTTCAACAACGCCAGCCTGTTTCTCAACTTAGATTCGGACTGCGCAGTCAGCATTACGAGCAATACAGAGTCTCATATTGAAGTCGATCTGCATAATGGCAGTATCGCTTGTCATTTACCTGCGGTATTGGATTTTGCGCTTGAGAAAATGGTCAACAGTAAGAGCGTCATCATTACTCTTAAACAATGCCACAATCGCTGGTTAGCATTTAGTGAGCTAGTCAGGCTCTCTGCCAAAGGCATTGCGTGCCGTGCTCAGTGGGTTAACGGCACTAGTCCAAAGCGAACCTTGTATGTGTTAAACCGTGGGCGGATTACACCAGAGGTATTCTTTTCTGATCAGATTGAAGACAACAGTACCGATTATCACAGTATGACGATAGAGCTTGCCGTAACGGATTTTGATATTGAAGCGAGCTCTCAAGGTTACGCAATTCATATTGATGGTGAAGAGCTGAGCCGTGCGCAGAAAACATCATGGGAAGAGGGTATCTTTATCGAAGACGCAGAATGGGAAGCGCTTAAGCAAACTGCTACGGTTTTCCTAGTTGAAAACAGTGAACGCTCGGTTCAAGGGGCAGGGGAGTTGGTGTAA